In the Corythoichthys intestinalis isolate RoL2023-P3 chromosome 12, ASM3026506v1, whole genome shotgun sequence genome, one interval contains:
- the LOC130927134 gene encoding Fanconi anemia group B protein-like — protein sequence MTSVTSTSNQLSFCGKIITFNHVVRENKASEVTFCDFSFQPEHEVFMKASQGSAVILHKSAARVDAFIKSKSVVCVQSRTSTPCVLVSKKNKKSDFFLYKTFILSDSNQLKPSIEFSLPHRLSGDVCILQGPTVLWTHGDAVFHASSRSGEVKQVPLQLSHCLIGELPLVKRQVFILGQQQGSSKQTVAYLLGSGRTVDGSQILPHPYIGITQCINVLSACIAGDVLRCTVVAATANRQLVYLENGVVEHTCTLPYESPEAIQVVDTGRNGVIFVVAFAHGNACAVWKDTFQIATQWSKVSSVHVDDYLRCGTEQILLVFHDDRVSGQLLDHFLITDLCGISYSRGEHCSAAAKMSPPPENHLTMKALESRLQSGLSALQELQGEVKVKDKVLRQSVQVLIGVVQHRKPNITTPEQEGLVALWESDDESKEEATDDETRVMPTVLCGPHIDKFWHRVSDGRMVVGVILAADSSVPAMGSSLSMVTQASHGSAPAVIRSQSRVSWLPPLGASAFLEPAAKRSKRHHAGGLNDLNTARLAVTAVTELAPLLNSACVKCNVMLHYTPRQDNTALARPQPMVLHCGQVSVDVHADFNTQLLSSPELKTDMALEDLLSLLSVLDHWTFRIDSPDHSLGDIDGWLQRRVGSKRVQVSPQHQLFTSQGLSSLSLLRWHHISPFLGELAVHSSHLQMLKLLDTLLDYLPSSCSIQPIRAIRERSSDILALALEKEVASLREFVSPLPRDEQKSNKRVMGPEDNHDPGTPEGLQSCRLAWQQDVERSLQNLNPQLDVSRYRKFIQKLSDAQLDGDLAALVETQMK from the exons ATGACGAGCGTCACGTCAACTTCGAACCAACTTTcgttctgtggcaagatcatcacatttaatcacgTCGTAAGGGAAAACAAGGCCAGCGAGGTAACGTTCTGTGACTTTTCTTTCCAGCCGGAGCATGAGGTGTTTATGAAAGCATCACAAGGATCTGCTGTCATCCTCCACAAAAGTGCCGCCCGCGTGGACGCTTTTATCAAATCAAAAAGCGTCGTTTGTGTTCAAAGTAGGACCTCTACACCGTGTGTGCTTGTCTCGAAAAAGAACAAGAAGTCAGATTTTTTTCTATATAAAACTTTCATTCTGAGCGACTCAAACCAGCTGAAGCCCAGCATTGAGTTCTCACTCCCTCACCGCTTGAGTGGGGATGTTTGTATCCTTCAGGGTCCAACTGTGCTGTGGACACATGGTGATGCTGTGTTTCATGCGTCAAGTAGGTCAGGTGAGGTCAAACAAGTACCTCTCCAGTTATCCCACTGTCTTATTGGTGAGCTCCCGCTAGTTAAGAGACAAGTGTTCATACTGGGACAGCAACAGGGCTCAAGTAAACAAACAGTGGCCTACTTGCTTGGGAGCGGTCGCACTGTGGACGGTTCTCAGATTTTACCTCATCCTTACATTGGCATCACACAGTGCATCAATGTTCTGTCTGCGTGCATAGCAGGCGACGTTCTGCGGTGCACTGTGGTTGCAGCCACTGCCAATCGGCAACTTGTTTACTTGGAGAATGGCGTGGTGGAACACACGTGCACACTCCCATATGAAAGTCCTGAAGCTATACAAGTGGTCGACACAGGAAGAAATGGAGTCATCTTTGTCGTAGCTTTCGCCCATGGCAACGCCTGTGCTGTGTGGAAGGATACATTTCAA atcGCCACCCAGTGGTCAAAAGTGAGTTCTGTTCACGTGGATGACTATCTCCGATGCGGCACAGAACAGATATTGTTGGTTTTTCACGATGACCGTGTATCGGGACAGTTGCTGGATCATTTCCTCATCACGGACCTTTGCGGAATCTCCTATTCT cgtggcgagcattGCAGTGCAGCTGCAAAAATGTCCCCTCCACCAGAGAACCACCTCACAATGAAAGCTTTGGAGTCCAGACTGCAG AGTGGACTCAGCGCGCTGCAGGAGCTCCAAGGGGAAGTGAAAGTGAAGGACAAAGTTTTGCGGCAGTCAGTGCAAGTGCTTATTGGCGTGGTTCAACATCGAAAACCTAATATCACAACGCCTGAGCAG GAAGGACTCGTCGCTCTTTGGGAGAGTGATGACGAGTCAAAGGAAGAGGCCACCGATGACGAGACCAGAGTCATGCCAACGGTGCTCTGCGGACCTCACATTGACAAGTTTTGGCATCGCGTCTCGGACGGACGAATGGTCGTGGGAGTGATACTCGCTGCCGACAGCTCAGt ACCAGCAATGGGTTCGAGCTTATCCATGGTGACACAGGCAAGCCACGGCTCGGCGCCCGCAGTCATCCGGTCCCAAAGCCGTGTGTCGTGGCTCCCCCCACTCGGCGCCTCCGCCTTCCTGGAGCCGGCAGCCAAAAGAAGCAAGAGGCACCACGCGGGCGGCCTGAATGATCTCAACACGGCCAGACTCGCCGTGACTGCCGTGACCGAGCTGGCGCCTCTGTTGAACTCTGCCTGCGTCAAGTGCAATGTCATGCTCCATTACACCCCGAGACAGGACAATACAGCACTCGCCCGTCCACAGCCGATGGTCCTCCATTGTGGTCAAGTTAGTGTGGACGTTCACGCTGACTTCAACACCCAACTGTTGAGCAGCCCGGAGCTCAAAACAG ATATGGCTCTGGAGGACTTGCTGTCTCTGTTGTCGGTGCTGGATCACTGGACTTTCCGCATAGATTCCCCCGATCACAGTTTGGGTGATATTGACGGCTGGCTGCAGAGGAGAGTGGGATCTAAGAGGGTACAAGTAAGCCCTCAGCATCAACTATTCACTTCTCAAGGACTCTCATCCCTCTCACTGTTGCGCTGGCATCACATCAGCCCGTTCCTAGGGGAACTGGCGGTCCACTCCAG CCACTTACAAATGCTCAAGCTTTTGGACACCCTGCTAGATTATCTTCCATCTTCCTGCTCCATCCAGCCCATCCGTGCAATAAGAGAGAGGTCATCCGACATACTCGCTTTAGCTTTGGAGAAAGAAGTGGCATCACTACGAGAGTTTGTGTCACCGCTACCGCGTGACGAACAGAAGAGCAACAAAAGGGTAATGGGACCTGAGGATAACCATGACCCGGGCACGCCCGAGGGGCTTCAAAGTTGTAGACTAGCCTGGCAACAGGACGTGGAAAGGAGTCTGCAGAATTTAAACCCACAGTTGGACGTGAGCAGGTACCGCAAGTTTATCCAAAAGCTGTCTGACGCCCAGCTCGATGGGGATTTAGCCGCTCTCGTGGAGACTCAGATGAAATAA
- the LOC130927136 gene encoding glycine receptor subunit alpha-2 isoform X3: protein MDYRVNIFLRQTWNDPRLAYSKYPDSSLDLDPSMLDSIWKPDLFFANEKGANFHDVTTDNKLLRIFKDGNVLYSIRLTLILSCPMDLKNFPMDVQTCTMQLESFGYTMNDLIFEWLEKGAVQVSDGLTLPQFIMKEEKELGYCTKHYNTGKFTCIEVKFHLERQMGYYLIQMYIPSLLIVILSWVSFWINMDAAPARVALGITTVLTMTTQSSGSRASLPKVSYVKAIDIWMAVCLLFVFAALLEYAGVNFVSRQQKEFLRLRRRQRKNHKDEDMRDGRFNFTGYNMNQCLPTKDSSAVKNAALAQNPQPPVPKDSENMKKKFVDRAKRIDTISRAAFPLAFLIFNVFYWITYKIIRHEDIEKK from the exons GATTACAGAGTGAATATCTTCCTGCGGCAGACGTGGAATGACCCCCGGTTGGCGTACAGCAAATACCCAGACTCCTCTCTGGACCTGGACCCTTCCATGCTGGACTCCATTTGGAAGCCTGACCTCTTCTTCGCCAACGAGAAGGGCGCTAATTTCCACGATGTCACGACGGACAACAAGCTTTTGAGGATTTTCAAGGATGGGAATGTCCTCTACAGTATCAG GTTGACCCTTATCCTCTCCTGCCCGATGGATCTGAAAAACTTCCCAATGGATGTCCAAACGTGTACAATGCAACTTGAGAGTT TCGGCTACACCATGAACGACCTGATCTTTGAGTGGCTGGAGAAAGGTGCCGTGCAAGTGTCAGATGGTCTGACACTGCCTCAGTTCATCATGAAGGAAGAGAAGGAGctgggctactgtaccaaacacTACAATACCG GCAAATTCACCTGCATTGAGGTGAAATTCCATCTGGAGCGTCAGATGGGGTACTACCTGATTCAGATGTACATCCCCTCCCTCCTCATTGTCATCCTCTCATGGGTGTCCTTTTGGATCAACATGGATGCCGCCCCTGCCCGAGTGGCACTGGGTATCACCACTGTGCTCACCATGACCACGCAAAGCTCTGGCTCTAGAGCTTCTCTTCCAAAG GTCTCCTATGTGAAAGCCATTGATATCTGGATGGCGGTGTGTCTGCTCTTTGTATTTGCGGCATTACTCGAATACGCTGGGGTTAATTTCGTCTCCAGGCAACAGAAGGAGTTTCTCCGCTTGAGGCGAAGACAAAGGAAGAATCACAAG GATGAAGACATGCGTGACGGCCGCTTTAATTTTACTGGCTATAACATGAACCAGTGTCTGCCAACGAAGGACAGCTCAGCTGTTAAGAACGCCGCTCTAGCCCAGAACCCTCAGCCGCCGGTCCCCAAAGACTCGGAAAACATGAAGAAGAAATTTGTGGACCGCGCCAAGAGGATAGACACGATTTCTCGCGCTGCCTTTCCTCTGGCCTTTCTCATCTTTAATGTCTTTTACTGGATCACCTACAAGATCATCAGGCACGAGGACATCGAGAAAAAGTAA